The following proteins are co-located in the Synechococcus sp. PROS-U-1 genome:
- the lptC gene encoding LPS export ABC transporter periplasmic protein LptC: MERMLRRLSRCGLTATLVACSLVSACSASRQITNEPTPSFVFRSLDLSQRRDDGDQDWDLTSPEARYDLSSRTIRARRPQGLLYRNDQPHYEVTADLATVLRDGELVVLEGSVQLRRLNERGLTIEGDRLVWTPAQSRMVINQRPMASDGQTQILSRELEFQQDTELLVFSGPTQLNRRDEDIDDSSVSDDGPSSTVVRGGSGTWNLKSGLIQAPGPVEAVRRDGRKLTAAGLDGNTRKGFLDLQQPVKLLLENDRGTISAGRTRWLFSSQQLQSDQPVQADLQKAKVQGMGFKLDERSGTVIIPSNCRLEQETEILTARRCSWNWRDERVVADGDVVLRRTNPVQTTRATRMEATIADKGEVRFGQPGQRVESTIKLNSGETETRRRPQVSF, translated from the coding sequence ATGGAAAGAATGCTGCGTCGCCTGTCTCGCTGTGGTCTGACGGCAACCCTTGTGGCGTGTTCCCTTGTGTCCGCCTGTAGTGCCAGCCGGCAGATCACCAATGAACCCACTCCATCCTTCGTCTTCCGATCACTCGATCTGAGTCAGCGACGGGACGATGGTGATCAGGACTGGGATTTGACCAGCCCGGAAGCCCGATATGACCTGAGCAGCCGTACCATCCGCGCGCGACGCCCCCAGGGCCTTTTGTATCGCAACGATCAACCGCACTATGAGGTCACTGCTGATCTCGCAACGGTCTTGCGGGATGGTGAGCTCGTCGTTCTTGAAGGGTCGGTTCAGCTGCGCCGATTAAACGAACGGGGACTGACTATTGAGGGAGACCGGCTGGTCTGGACCCCTGCACAGTCGCGCATGGTCATCAACCAGCGACCGATGGCGAGTGATGGTCAGACGCAAATCCTCTCCCGTGAACTGGAATTTCAGCAGGACACGGAGCTGCTTGTTTTCAGTGGTCCAACGCAGTTGAACCGTCGTGACGAAGACATCGACGACAGCTCCGTTTCAGACGATGGCCCTTCTTCAACGGTGGTGCGCGGCGGCAGCGGCACTTGGAATCTGAAAAGTGGCCTGATTCAGGCGCCTGGCCCTGTTGAGGCTGTGCGGCGTGACGGCAGAAAGCTCACAGCCGCAGGGCTCGATGGCAATACTCGTAAGGGATTCCTCGATCTACAGCAGCCTGTGAAGCTGCTGCTCGAGAACGATCGTGGCACCATTTCCGCAGGTCGGACGCGTTGGTTGTTTTCCTCGCAGCAGTTGCAATCCGATCAACCGGTTCAAGCTGATTTGCAGAAGGCCAAGGTTCAAGGCATGGGATTCAAGCTGGATGAACGGAGCGGCACGGTCATCATTCCCAGCAACTGTCGTCTGGAACAGGAAACCGAAATCCTCACCGCCCGGCGTTGCAGTTGGAACTGGCGCGATGAACGGGTTGTTGCCGATGGCGATGTGGTCCTGCGCCGAACCAACCCCGTCCAGACCACGAGAGCTACACGGATGGAAGCAACCATTGCTGACAAGGGTGAGGTTCGCTTCGGTCAACCGGGTCAGCGCGTCGAATCAACGATCAAGCTGAATTCTGGCGAGACGGAGACACGTCGCCGTCCCCAAGTGTCGTTCTGA
- the metG gene encoding methionine--tRNA ligase: MSYTLTTPLYYVNDRPHLGSTYTTLACDALARFERLCLQEVTFVTGVDEHGQKIQRTAERQQLSPQDHCDRVSSRYRELWNQWGISEDRFVRTTNPRHLELVMQFYERVKASGDIVVGKQTGWYCVDCEEYKDDPAEAESPSCSIHRKPLEWRDEENLFFRLSRYQSAIEELVARDDFIAPASRRQEVRNFVAQGLRDFSISRVNVSWGLPVPDHPGHTFYVWFDALLGYLTALLDDGNPVSLDRLASCGWPASVHVIGKDILRFHAVFWPAMCMSAGLPVPQKVFGHGFLTREGQKMGKSLGNVLDPELLLERCGTDAVRWYLLRDIQFGDDGDFQQQRFVDLVNNDLANTIGNLLNRTSSMARKWFDDCVPPAGSAAATDHPLACKAIETVKTVMEAMPNLAFKTAAEGILQLAIAANGHLNDTAPWSRMKEPGQEVSVGEDLFAVLETTRIVGLLLAPLLPDLSQRILAQLGQSLDSDDWSNQLIWGRLSSGSALPKPTPVMQRLELDEPL, from the coding sequence ATGTCTTACACCCTTACGACTCCGCTCTATTACGTCAACGATCGGCCGCATCTGGGCAGCACATATACGACCTTGGCCTGCGACGCACTGGCGCGGTTCGAGCGCTTATGCCTGCAAGAGGTGACCTTTGTCACCGGTGTGGATGAGCACGGCCAGAAGATTCAACGCACGGCAGAACGTCAGCAGCTGAGCCCGCAAGATCACTGCGATCGCGTCAGCAGCCGCTACCGCGAACTCTGGAATCAGTGGGGGATTTCCGAGGATCGCTTCGTGCGCACCACCAACCCGCGCCACTTGGAGTTGGTGATGCAGTTCTACGAACGGGTCAAGGCATCCGGCGACATCGTTGTTGGCAAGCAGACCGGTTGGTACTGCGTTGATTGCGAGGAATACAAGGATGATCCGGCCGAAGCGGAGTCGCCCTCCTGTTCGATCCACCGCAAGCCTCTGGAATGGCGCGATGAGGAGAACCTCTTTTTTCGGCTCTCCCGCTATCAATCCGCCATTGAGGAGTTGGTGGCTCGGGATGACTTCATCGCGCCTGCCAGCAGACGGCAGGAAGTGCGCAATTTCGTCGCCCAGGGGCTTCGCGACTTCTCCATTTCGCGGGTGAATGTGTCGTGGGGATTGCCTGTGCCCGACCATCCCGGTCACACCTTCTACGTCTGGTTTGATGCCCTGCTCGGCTACCTGACGGCGTTGCTCGATGACGGGAACCCAGTGTCTCTTGATCGGCTTGCCTCCTGCGGTTGGCCCGCCTCCGTGCACGTCATCGGCAAGGACATTCTTCGCTTCCATGCCGTCTTCTGGCCTGCCATGTGCATGTCTGCCGGACTGCCTGTACCGCAGAAGGTTTTCGGCCATGGCTTTCTCACCCGAGAGGGGCAAAAGATGGGGAAATCCCTGGGGAATGTGCTGGACCCGGAACTGCTGCTGGAGCGATGCGGCACCGATGCCGTTCGCTGGTACCTGTTGCGCGACATCCAGTTCGGAGACGACGGTGATTTCCAACAGCAGCGCTTCGTCGATTTGGTCAATAACGACCTGGCCAACACCATCGGCAATCTGTTGAACCGCACGTCATCCATGGCGCGCAAATGGTTCGACGACTGCGTACCCCCTGCTGGGTCTGCCGCAGCCACAGATCATCCCCTGGCTTGTAAGGCTATTGAAACCGTCAAGACGGTGATGGAGGCGATGCCGAATCTTGCCTTTAAAACTGCTGCAGAGGGGATTCTTCAGTTGGCGATTGCGGCGAATGGCCATCTCAATGACACCGCTCCCTGGAGCCGCATGAAAGAACCCGGCCAAGAGGTGAGTGTGGGCGAGGATCTGTTCGCTGTCTTGGAGACCACCCGCATCGTCGGTCTTCTGCTCGCTCCGTTACTGCCAGACCTCAGTCAGAGAATTCTTGCCCAGCTTGGGCAGAGTCTTGATTCAGACGACTGGTCGAATCAGCTGATTTGGGGCAGGCTGAGCAGCGGTTCCGCACTGCCCAAACCCACCCCAGTGATGCAGCGGTTGGAACTGGACGAACCGCTTTGA
- a CDS encoding cofactor assembly of complex C subunit B, producing MPAPARAVLICALLLLGLTVANAGVAETVSPDLQRAEVLAGMASVGLMLVAVLWTRANPKSAEKVPLKGEQGLEISDQLNDVQKQELAWGSHMLLTATPAASILVVWHEHVVLRRGLISQASFQPGAITRRAMERDKTISLVNTALFPGRAEFDGMLQSLPAVLVCPMGQQGVVIVGGWSPRCFSRSDERWLEGWVQRLRTTLGDGDVSPSRQNSA from the coding sequence ATGCCAGCCCCCGCTCGTGCCGTTCTGATCTGTGCACTCCTGCTCCTGGGTCTGACCGTGGCGAATGCGGGGGTAGCGGAAACGGTCTCACCAGACCTCCAAAGGGCTGAGGTTCTGGCGGGGATGGCATCAGTTGGACTGATGCTGGTTGCTGTGCTCTGGACACGGGCCAATCCAAAGTCAGCCGAGAAAGTGCCGCTGAAGGGTGAACAGGGTCTGGAGATTTCAGATCAGCTCAACGATGTGCAGAAACAGGAGCTGGCCTGGGGCAGTCACATGCTGCTTACCGCGACTCCTGCGGCTTCGATCCTCGTGGTCTGGCATGAGCATGTTGTGCTGCGTCGGGGACTCATCAGTCAGGCGTCCTTCCAGCCAGGAGCCATCACCCGGCGGGCCATGGAGCGTGACAAGACCATCTCCCTCGTGAACACTGCACTCTTTCCGGGACGAGCCGAATTCGACGGCATGTTGCAGTCTCTTCCTGCAGTGTTGGTATGCCCAATGGGTCAACAGGGCGTCGTGATTGTTGGGGGCTGGTCACCCCGTTGCTTCAGCCGCTCGGATGAGCGATGGCTGGAGGGTTGGGTCCAGAGACTCAGAACGACACTTGGGGACGGCGACGTGTCTCCGTCTCGCCAGAATTCAGCTTGA